In a single window of the Papaver somniferum cultivar HN1 chromosome 8, ASM357369v1, whole genome shotgun sequence genome:
- the LOC113304276 gene encoding ferric reduction oxidase 8, mitochondrial-like: MLSRTNLQIALKLLLILISAVWVSLWLLKPTELWTKSWHKAEDNARETVFGYYGLNFVVYSLPLISMAITGYLYLYLYAKKPRGLRRSRQKKMSITKLSNPFIISRRLGVISLSELLAAMIFTIFLLWTMYAHLSKDFKKMTPEKLLKLNIWQFRLMKIGTRFGLLAEVCLALLLLPVLRGMSLFRLFRIQFEASVRYHIYLGTAMIIFATLHGASTFFIWGVKQQIQDEMWKWQKTGRVYLAGELGLVTGLVIWITSLPQIRRKWFEIFYYTHHFYAVFLVLFLFHTGDRHFYMVFSGVLLFGLDKLLRITQSRPPTGVVSARIFPCKAIELSLSKDPRLKYSPTSLIYLKVPSISKFQWHPFSITSSSSVDDERITVIVKSDGWWTSSLYDTMVAAVHSDPYEVKCLPVHIEGPYGPVCTDFLRYESLLLVAGGIGITPLLSILRELASTEIKMKSTLPSRIQLIYAVKKSEDISLLIPVSDILLTQPLGQTSLEVKIFITQDNRPIKTVRELLNDQSTVEIVNFDWKAFDNTVSGSENLPWFAALAGFSSIVFLVTLVFLNHAFIRSNVKGSEKKNPSWITDLLLICSFLIAIICGALATAIVKRRTPKKDLPLVAMRKCDHMELGPTEPKDILDSHEIRCGERPNFDDIFSQFPNRTGDSSIGVFFCGPESMRESVALSCRKYSQGSTIDGKGRKPFFSFHSLNFAL; encoded by the exons ATGTTATCTAGGACTAATCTTCAGATTGCCCTCAAACTGTTGCTGATCTTAATATCTGCTGTTTGGGTTTCTCTTTGGCTTCTCAAACCAACTGAATTATGGACAAAATCATGGCACAAAGCTGAAGATAATGCCCGAGAAACTGTTTTTGGATACTACG gtctcaattttgttgtttacTCATTACCTCTTATTTCAATGGCTATAACCGGATACTTATACTTGTATCTTTATGCTAAAAAACCACGAGGTTTACGAAGAAGCAG GCAGAAAAAAATGTCAATTACAAAACTCTCCAACCCGTTTATAATTTCTAGACGTCTTGGGGTAATATCTCTCAGTGAGCTACTAGCAGCGATGATCTTTACCATCTTTCTTCTATGGACTATGTATGCCCACCTCTCCAAGGATTTCAAGAAAATGACGCCGGAAAAACTACTAAAGCTGAATAT ATGGCAATTTAGGCTCATGAAGATAGGGACCAGGTTTGGTTTGCTAGCAGAAGTATGCCTAGCACTTCTTCTTCTGCCTGTCTTAAGAGGGATGTCATTATTTCGGTTATTCAGAATCCAATTTGAAGCGTCAGTTAGATACCACATCTATCTTGGGACTGCTATGATAATTTTCGCCACATTGCATGGTGCAAGCACCTTTTTCATTTGGGGTGTTAAACAGCAAATTCAAGATGAG ATGTGGAAGTGGCAAAAAACAGGGCGGGTGTACCTTGCAGGTGAGCTCGGCCTTGTAACAGGATTAGTAATCTGGATCACATCTCTTCCTCAAATAAGACGCAAGTGGTTCGAGATTTTCTACTACACGCACCATTTTTATGCTGTCTTCCTAGTACTGTTCTTGTTTCATACTGGAGATCGGCACTTTTACATGGTTTTCTCAGGGGTTCTCCTATTTGGCCTAGACAAGCTCCTTCGAATTACACAATCAAGACCCCCAACGGGTGTAGTATCAGCCCGCATATTCCCGTGCAAAGCTATAGAACTCAGTCTATCCAAAGACCCAA GATTGAAGTACAGTCCCACAAGTTTAATATACCTAAAAGTACCTAGCATCTCAAAGTTTCAATGGCATCCTTTTAGTATAACTTCCAGCTCAAGTGTAGATGATGAGAGAATTACCGTTATTGTCAAAAGTGATGGATGGTGGACAAGTTCACTATATGACACAATGGTTGCAGCAGTACACTCTGATCCTTATGAAGTTAAGTGTCTTCCTGTTCATATTGAAGGCCCTTATGGGCCAGTTTGTACCGATTTCCTAAG ATACGAAAGCCTACTTTTGGTAGCAGGAGGAATCGGAATAACTCCCCTTCTAAGCATATTGCGAGAACTAGCATCTACTGAAATTAAAATGAAGAGTACTCTTCCCTCAAGAATACAACTCATATATGCCGTGAAGAAATCAGAAGACATCAGTCTGTTAATCCCAGTTTCGGATATACTTCTAACCCAGCCCTTGGGCCAAACAAGTCTTGAAGTGAAGATTTTCATTACCCAGGACAACAGACCAATTAAAACAGTGAGAGAATTACTAAATGATCAATCTACAGTGGAAATAGTAAACTTTGATTGGAAGGCTTTCGATAATACAGTCTCTGGATCCGAAAATTTACCATGGTTTGCTGCACTGGCAGGATTTTCATCCATCGTTTTCCTCGTAACACTTGTGTTCCTAAACCATGCGTTTATTCGCTCCAATGTGAAAGGATCAGAGAAGAAGAACCCATCTTGGATTACTGATCTGCTTCTCATTTGTTCATTCCTTATTGCTATAATCTGTGGTGCCTTAGCTACGGCCATAGTGAAACGAAGAACACCAAAGAAAGATCTTCCACTAGTTGCCATGAGAAAATGTGATCATATGGAACTCGGTCCCACGGAACCAAAAGACATTCTTGACAGTCATGAAATCCGTTGTGGAGAAAGACCCAACTTCGACG ATATATTCTCTCAATTCCCAAACCGAACTGGTGACTCCAGTATAGGTGTTTTCTTCTGCGGACCTGAGTCGATGAGAGAATCTGTTGCATTATCTTGCCGGAAATATTCACAAGGTTCCACCATTGATGGCAAAGGAAGGAAGCCTTTTTTCAGTTTCCATTCACTGAATTTCGCACTTTAG
- the LOC113304996 gene encoding uncharacterized protein LOC113304996 gives MVDLLLVDAQLFAIGDDVTILLFVITLEIGESTAVECLKRFCDAIIGIYEKEYLRKPNENDIARLLKEAEIRGFPGMIGSLDCMHWHWENCPTAWHGTHTNGFKRVPTLILEAVASQNLWIWHAFFGMAGTNNDINVLDRSPLFDDIINGVAPPCEFAIQGKKYNMGYYMSDGIYPKYATLIQTISNPSNDREELFSKRQEAVRKDVERAFGVLQSRWRIIKGPARNWKAKDLGKIMKTCIILHNMIIENEEPQGIDPERWEPHVEERVKLVNLEHDHRFLVCRMMYRMKQVRSTEAHDTLKTDLINHLWDTHTNQSNVSTRN, from the exons ATGGTGGATCTACTTTTGGTAGACGCACAATTGTTCGCGATAGGAGACGACGTCACAATCTTATTGTTCGTGATTACTTTAGAG ATTGGTGAAAGTACTGCAGTTGAATGTCTCAAGCGTTTTTGCGATGCCATAATCGGAATATATGAGAAAGAGTATCTAAGAAAACCAAATGAAAATGACATAGCTAGGTTGCTTAAGGAAGCAGAGATTCGTGGTTTTCCAGGCATGATTGGGAGTCTTGACTGTATGCATTGGCACTGGGAAAACTGCccaacggcttggcatggtacaCACACTAATGGTTTCAAAAGGGTCCCTACCCTCATTTTAGAAGCTGTAGCATCTCAAAACTTATGGATTTGGCACGCTTTCTTCGGCATGGCAGGTACGAACAACGACATCAACGTTTTGGATAGATCTCCTCTGTTTGATGACATTATTAATGGAGTTGCTCCACCTTGTGAATTTGCAATACAAGGTAAAAAGTATAATATGGGGTATTACATGTCGGACGGAATTTATCCCAAATATGCCACACTAATTCAAACTATCTCTAACCCAAGTAATGATAGAGAGGAATTATTTTCTAAGCGACAAGAAGCTGTGAGGAAAGATGTGGAACGAGCTTTTGGAGTTTTACAGAGTAGGTGGAGAATTATAAAGGGCCCAGCGCGTAATTGGAAGGCAAAAGACCTTGGTAAAATAATGAAGACGTGTATTATCTTGCACAATATGATTATCGAGAATGAAGAACCTCAAGGAATTGATCCGGAACGATGGGAGCCTCATGTAGAAGAAAGAGTTAAGCTTGTTAATTTAGAGCATGATCATCGCTTTCTTGTTTGCAGGATGATGTATAGAATGAAACAAGTTCGAAGCACCGAAGCACATGACACACTGAAAACTGATCTTATCAACCACTTGTGGGATACACATACGAACCAAAGCAACGTCTCTACTAGAAATTAA
- the LOC113304997 gene encoding glutathione S-transferase T2-like codes for MEEDVALTKAWLYVTQDAITGRDQPSDRMWNRIWGVWRDNMVNPDGRGWNALKCHWKGIQTQVCKFHGIYEMLERHPPSGNKLQDIVMEAKFLFEGNDKGPFKYEHCWEIMKANPKWCSQQLTLANSSKKLKVLDGDSVDTGNASVPNNEEEYLDVDEVDRGPGRKKAKENVQKMHDQKAVVDMLSSYKSTLEKQHAINQQNMEWREQMFKKDFELREKSQKLKEETQKSSVSLLNESGAHLYYNFQSGNYFEYQVFDIGSRSQSVREAVALPTSFFREQLEPRPDCDKVTENELKTER; via the exons ATGGAGGAGGATGTTGCTCTAACAAAGGCGTGGTTGTATGTAACCCAAGATGCAATAACCGGAAGAGATCAGCCCTCTGATAGAATGTGGAATCGCATTTGGGGTGTTTGGAGAGACAACATGGTGAATCCCGATGGGCGAGGGTGGAACGCCTTAAAATGTCACTGGAAAGGGATACAAACACAAGTGTGCAAGTTCCATGGTATCTACGAAATGTTGGAGAGGCATCCCCCAAGTGGAAACAAATTGCAGGACATA GTAATGGAAGCTAAGTTTTTGTTTGAGGGAAATGATAAAGGACCATTCAAGTATGAACATTGTTGGGAAATAATGAAAGCCAACCCAAAATGGTGTTCTCAACAACTCACCTTAGCTAATTCTTCAAAGAAATTGAAGGTACTTGATGGTGACTCAGTTGACACCGGAAATGCATCTGTACCtaacaatgaagaagaatatcTAGATGTTGATGAGGTTGATCGAGGTCCTGGAAGGAAGAAAGCTAAAGAGAATGTCCAGAAAATGCATGATCAAAAAGCTGTAGTTGATATGCTGAGTAGTTATAAAAGTACTCTTGAAAAACAACATGCCATCAATCAACAAAATATGGAATGGAGGGAACAAATGTTTAAAAAAGATTTTGAATTGCGAGAAAAATCTCAGAAATTGAAAGAAGAGACTCAAAAGA GTAGTGTCAGTCTTTTGAATGAATCAGGAGCACACCTCTACTACAATTTCCAAAGTGGGAACTACTTCGAATACCAGGTCTTTGATATTGGGTCTCGCTCGCAGTCTGTAAGAGAAGCGGTTGCATTACCTACCTCGTTTTTTAGAGAACAATTAGAGCCTCGCCCCGATT GCGATAAAGTTACAGAAAATGAACTGAAAACTGAAAGGTGA